Genomic DNA from Dehalococcoidia bacterium:
CTCCGATCTTTGAATCCTCGAATCATGGTGACGCCTCACGTAGAGGATAAACAACAAGCCGCCGCACAGCGACTTGTCTCAACGCGCCAGACAGTAAACAGGAGAAACGTGGAGGTATTTCGGATGACCGTGCATTTGAACCGAGAGATCAAGGCATACTGCCCGGACTTTGTCCCGGTGCGGCAGCTTCTCAAGGATGACGGGGCGACCTTCATAGAGACCAAGGAGCAGGTGGACTACTATTACCACCTTCCAGAGCTTGGGAACGATGAGGGGACGCGGCGGCTTAATCTCCGTATTGAGGGAAAGAAGAAGGAACTAATCTACTACGAGGACTATCAGGAGACAGACACTCGGGTCAGCCAGTTTCAACTCTGGCAGATGCCTGGTCACGAGCTCTTAGAGGTGCTGGATGCCGCTCTAGGNNNNNNNNNNNNNNNNNNNNNNNNNNNNTCAATCTTGACGAGGTAGAAGGCGTAGGCAAGATATTCGAGCTCGAGGCGCAAGCGTACGATGGTCACGACATCGAAGCCCAGGTGGAGGAGTACCGTAGTCGCCTGGTTGCGTACATCGGCCCTTACATAGATTGCTCCAACGAAGATCTGGTTGGTGGTACGTCCTGTTCGTCGGCGATAACCCCTGGCTAAGAAGTCTCGAACTCCATCGTGTGTGATGTGGGTATTTCTCGGGAGGGATGGAACTCCCCTCTAGCTGGTGAAGAACAGGATGCCGTTGAATGAAATAGGGGCGCGCCACATGGCACGCCCCTGCTTTTGCCTAAGCTAAGACCCCGCTAGGCTACACGTTAGTAGCAGCCGGCCTACCCTCGATGGCGTGCCTGACCTCGGGGTTGACTATCGACATCGGGAACGAGCCGTTCAGCAGACGCGAGGTCTCCTGCCCGACCTGGACTCCCGACCTGACCCGCGACATGTTCGACGTGCCTGCCGAGTGCGGCGAGACAACGACGTTGTCCATCTTCAGCAGCGGGTTGTCCGGCGACGTCGGCTCCTCCTCGAATACGTCGAGGCCCGCGCCCGCGATCTGTCCGCTCTCAAGCGCTGCGATCAACGCTGCCTCGTCGATCACCGGCCCGCGGCAGGTGTTGACGATGTACGCAGTCTGCTTCATTGCCCTGAAGAAGCTCTCGCCGAGCAGCCCACGCGTCTCGTTGTTCAGAGGCGTGTGGACGGATACGAAGTCCGACTCCGCTGCCAGCTCTTCGAGGCTGCCGACGAGCCTGACCCTGTACTCCCTCGCTATCCAGGGCGGGCAGTATGGGTCGTACGCGATGACGTCCATGCCGAACGCCTGCGCCTTGCGGGCCGTGGCCCGAGCGATGTTTCCGAAGGCGACGAGCCCCAGCGTCTGGTCGTAGATCGGCACCATCGGCATGATGGCTGCGCGCGTCTCCGCGCCCCACTTGCCGGCCTTAACCAGGTCGTTGAGCTGCGCCAGCTTCTTTGCG
This window encodes:
- a CDS encoding C-terminal binding protein, with the protein product MTLKISVISGRGEADTELIEEQIQGLDYELEKYECSSDGETIEAMAGADIVINAGVPISREVIEETEGVQAILVGSHGFNHIDHEAATDQGIMVVNSAGFCTEEVSNHAILLLLACAKKLAQLNDLVKAGKWGAETRAAIMPMVPIYDQTLGLVAFGNIARATARKAQAFGMDVIAYDPYCPPWIAREYRVRLVGSLEELAAESDFVSVHTPLNNETRGLLGESFFRAMKQTAYIVNTCRGPVIDEAALIAALESGQIAGAGLDVFEEEPTSPDNPLLKMDNVVVSPHSAGTSNMSRVRSGVQVGQETSRLLNGSFPMSIVNPEVRHAIEGRPAATNV